Proteins encoded together in one Xyrauchen texanus isolate HMW12.3.18 chromosome 50, RBS_HiC_50CHRs, whole genome shotgun sequence window:
- the LOC127640936 gene encoding uncharacterized protein LOC127640936 isoform X1, with product MTARVCIVQSLCLSRSELVFVSIRARACLSQSSCLSRSELVFVSVRARVCLSQSSCLHRSELVFVSIRARVCLDQSSCLSQSELVLVSIRASVCLSQSSCLSQSELVLVSIRAIVCLSQSSCLSQSELVLVSIRARVCLSQSLCLSRSELVFVSIRARVCLSQSSCLSQSELVFVSIRARVCIDQSSCLYCSELVFVSFRARVCLSQSSCLSQSELVLVSIRASVCLSQSSCLSQSELVFVSVRARACLDQSSCLSQSELVLVSIRACVCLDQSLCLSQSELVFVSIRARVCLSQSSCLSQSELVLVSIRARVCLSQSSCLSRSELVFVSVRARVCLSQSSCLSRSELVFVSIRARVCLSQSSCLSQSELVFVSIRARVCLSQSSCLSQSELVLVSIRARVCLNQSSCLSQSELVLVSIRARVCLDQSSCLYRSELVFVSIRARVCLDQSLCLSRSELVFVSVRARVCIDQSSCLSRSELVFVSVRARVCLDQSSCLSRSELVLVSIRARVCLDQSSCLSRSELVLVSIRARVCLDQSSCLSRSELVFVSVRARACIDQSSCLYRSELVFVSIRARVCLDQSSCLSRSELVFVSIRARVCIDQSSCLSRSELVFVSIRARVCLDQSLCLSRSELVFVSIRARVCLDQSSCLYRSELVLVSIRARVCLDQSSCLSRSELVFVSIRACACLDQSSCLSRSELVLVSIRARVCIDQSLCLSRSELVFVSIRACACLSNPNHQNGEKL from the exons ATGACTGCTCGTGTTTGCATCGTTCAGAGCTTGTGTTTGTCTCGATCAGAGCTCGTGTTTGTCTCGATCAGAGCTCGTGCTTGTCTCAGTCAGAGCTCGTGCTTGTCTCGATCAGAGCTAGTGTTTGTCTCAGTCAGAGCTCGTGTTTGTCTCAGTCAGAGCTCGTGTTTGCATCGTTCAGAGCTTGTGTTTGTCTCGATCAGAGCTCGTGTTTGTCTCGATCAGAGCTCGTGCTTGTCTCAGTCAGAGCTCGTGCTTGTCTCGATCAGAGCTAGTGTTTGTCTCAGTCAGAGCTCGTGTTTGTCTCAGTCAGAGCTCGTGCTTGTCTCGATCAGAGCTATTGTTTGTCTCAGTCAGAGCTCGTGTTTGTCTCAGTCAGAGCTCGTGCTTGTCTCGATCAGAGCTCGTGTTTGTCTCAGTCAGAGCTTGTGCTTGTCTCGATCAGAGCTTGTGTTTGTCTCGATCAGAGCTCGTGTTTGTCTCAGTCAGAGCTCGTGTTTGTCTCAGTCAGAGCTCGTGTTTGTCTCGATCAGAGCTCGTGTTTGCATCGATCAGAGCTCGTGTTTGTATTGTTCAGAGCTCGTGTTTGTATCGTTCAGAGCTCGTGTTTGTCTCAGTCAGAGCTCGTGTTTGTCTCAGTCAGAGCTCGTGCTTGTCTCGATCAGAGCTAGTGTTTGTCTCAGTCAGAGCTCGTGTTTGTCTCAGTCAGAGCTCGTGTTTGTCTCAGTCAGAGCTCGTGCTTGTCTCGATCAGAGCTCGTGTTTGTCTCAGTCAGAGCTCGTGCTTGTCTCGATCAGAGCTTGTGTTTGTCTCGATCAGAGCTTGTGTTTGTCTCAGTCAGAGCTCGTGTTTGTCTCGATCAGAGCTCGTGTTTGTCTCAGTCAGAGCTCGTGTTTGTCTCAGTCAGAGCTCGTGCTTGTCTCGATCAGAGCTCGTGTTTGTCTCAGTCAGAGCTCGTGCTTGTCTCGATCAGAGCTAGTGTTTGTCTCAGTCAGAGCTCGTGTTTGTCTCAGTCAGAGCTCGTGTTTGTCTCGGTCAGAGCTCGTGTTTGTCTCGATCAGAGCTCGTGTTTGTCTCAGTCAGAGCTCGTGTTTGTCTCAGTCAGAGCTCGTGTTTGTATCGATCAGAGCTCGTGTTTGTCTCAGTCAGAGCTCGTGTTTGTCTCAGTCAGAGCTCGTGCTTGTCTCGATCAGAGCTCGTGTTTGTCTCA ATCAGAGCTCGTGCTTGTCTCAATCAGAGCTCGTGCTTGTCTCGATCAGAGCTCGTGTTTGTCTCGATCAGAGCTCGTGTTTGTATCGATCAGAGCTCGTGTTTGTATCGATCAGAGCTCGTGTTTGTCTCGATCAGAGCTTGTGCTTGTCTCGATCAGAGCTCGTGTTTGTCTCAGTCAGAGCTCGTGTTTGTATCGATCAGAGCTCGTGCTTGTCTCGATCAGAGCTCGTGTTTGTCTCAGTCAGAGCTCGTGTTTGTCTCGATCAGAGCTCGTGTTTGTCTCGATCAGAGCTCGTGCTTGTCTCGATCAGAGCTCGTGTTTGTCTCGATCAGAGCTCGTGTTTGTCTCGATCAGAGCTCGTGCTTGTCTCGATCAGAGCTCGTGTTTGTCTCGATCAGAGCTCGTGTTTGTCTCGATCAGAGCTCGTGTTTGTCTCGGTCAGAGCTCGTGCTTGTATCGATCAGAGCTCTTGTTTGTATCGATCAGAGCTCGTGTTTGTCTCGATCAGAGCTCGTGTTTGTCTCGATCAGAGCTCGTGTTTGTCTCGATCAGAGCTCGTGTTTGTCTCGATCAGAGCTCGTGTTTGTATCGATCAGAGCTCGTGCTTGTCTCGATCAGAGCTTGTGTTTGTCTCGATCAGAGCTCGTGTTTGTCTCGATCAGAGCTTGTGTTTGTCTCGATCAGAGCTCGTGTTTGTCTCGATCAGAGCTCGTGTTTGTCTCGATCAGAGCTCGTGTTTGTATCGATCAGAGCTTGTGCTTGTCTCGATCAGAGCTCGTGTTTGTCTCGATCAGAGCTCGTGCTTGTCTCGATCAGAGCTCGTGTTTGTATCGATCAGAGCTTGTGCTTGTCTCGATCAGAGCTCGTGTTTGTCTCGATCAGAGCTCGTGCTTGTCTCGATCAGAGCTCGTGTTTGTATCGATCAGAGCTTGTGCTTGTCTCGATCAGAGCTCGTGTTTGTATCGATCAGAGCTTGTGCTTGTCTCTCCAACcctaaccatcagaatggagaaaaactgtga
- the LOC127640936 gene encoding uncharacterized protein LOC127640936 isoform X3, producing MTARVCIVQSLCLSRSELVFVSIRARACLSQSSCLSRSELVFVSVRARVCLSQSSCLHRSELVFVSIRARVCLDQSSCLSQSELVLVSIRASVCLSQSSCLSQSELVLVSIRAIVCLSQSSCLSQSELVLVSIRARVCLSQSLCLSRSELVFVSIRARVCLSQSSCLSQSELVFVSIRARVCIDQSSCLYCSELVFVSFRARVCLSQSSCLSQSELVLVSIRASVCLSQSSCLSQSELVFVSVRARACLDQSSCLSQSELVLVSIRACVCLDQSLCLSQSELVFVSIRARVCLSQSSCLSQSELVLVSIRARVCLSQSSCLSRSELVFVSVRARVCLSQSSCLSRSELVFVSIRARVCLSQSSCLSQSELVFVSIRARVCLNQSSCLSQSELVLVSIRARVCLDQSSCLYRSELVFVSIRARVCLDQSLCLSRSELVFVSVRARVCIDQSSCLSRSELVFVSVRARVCLDQSSCLSRSELVLVSIRARVCLDQSSCLSRSELVLVSIRARVCLDQSSCLSRSELVFVSVRARACIDQSSCLYRSELVFVSIRARVCLDQSSCLSRSELVFVSIRARVCIDQSSCLSRSELVFVSIRARVCLDQSLCLSRSELVFVSIRARVCLDQSSCLYRSELVLVSIRARVCLDQSSCLSRSELVFVSIRACACLDQSSCLSRSELVLVSIRARVCIDQSLCLSRSELVFVSIRACACLSNPNHQNGEKL from the exons ATGACTGCTCGTGTTTGCATCGTTCAGAGCTTGTGTTTGTCTCGATCAGAGCTCGTGTTTGTCTCGATCAGAGCTCGTGCTTGTCTCAGTCAGAGCTCGTGCTTGTCTCGATCAGAGCTAGTGTTTGTCTCAGTCAGAGCTCGTGTTTGTCTCAGTCAGAGCTCGTGTTTGCATCGTTCAGAGCTTGTGTTTGTCTCGATCAGAGCTCGTGTTTGTCTCGATCAGAGCTCGTGCTTGTCTCAGTCAGAGCTCGTGCTTGTCTCGATCAGAGCTAGTGTTTGTCTCAGTCAGAGCTCGTGTTTGTCTCAGTCAGAGCTCGTGCTTGTCTCGATCAGAGCTATTGTTTGTCTCAGTCAGAGCTCGTGTTTGTCTCAGTCAGAGCTCGTGCTTGTCTCGATCAGAGCTCGTGTTTGTCTCAGTCAGAGCTTGTGCTTGTCTCGATCAGAGCTTGTGTTTGTCTCGATCAGAGCTCGTGTTTGTCTCAGTCAGAGCTCGTGTTTGTCTCAGTCAGAGCTCGTGTTTGTCTCGATCAGAGCTCGTGTTTGCATCGATCAGAGCTCGTGTTTGTATTGTTCAGAGCTCGTGTTTGTATCGTTCAGAGCTCGTGTTTGTCTCAGTCAGAGCTCGTGTTTGTCTCAGTCAGAGCTCGTGCTTGTCTCGATCAGAGCTAGTGTTTGTCTCAGTCAGAGCTCGTGTTTGTCTCAGTCAGAGCTCGTGTTTGTCTCAGTCAGAGCTCGTGCTTGTCTCGATCAGAGCTCGTGTTTGTCTCAGTCAGAGCTCGTGCTTGTCTCGATCAGAGCTTGTGTTTGTCTCGATCAGAGCTTGTGTTTGTCTCAGTCAGAGCTCGTGTTTGTCTCGATCAGAGCTCGTGTTTGTCTCAGTCAGAGCTCGTGTTTGTCTCAGTCAGAGCTCGTGCTTGTCTCGATCAGAGCTCGTGTTTGTCTCAGTCAGAGCTCGTGCTTGTCTCGATCAGAGCTAGTGTTTGTCTCAGTCAGAGCTCGTGTTTGTCTCAGTCAGAGCTCGTGTTTGTCTCGGTCAGAGCTCGTGTTTGTCTCGATCAGAGCTCGTGTTTGTCTCAGTCAGAGCTCGTGTTTGTCTCAGTCAGAGCTCGTGTTTGTATCGATCAGAGCTCGTGTTTGTCTCA ATCAGAGCTCGTGCTTGTCTCAATCAGAGCTCGTGCTTGTCTCGATCAGAGCTCGTGTTTGTCTCGATCAGAGCTCGTGTTTGTATCGATCAGAGCTCGTGTTTGTATCGATCAGAGCTCGTGTTTGTCTCGATCAGAGCTTGTGCTTGTCTCGATCAGAGCTCGTGTTTGTCTCAGTCAGAGCTCGTGTTTGTATCGATCAGAGCTCGTGCTTGTCTCGATCAGAGCTCGTGTTTGTCTCAGTCAGAGCTCGTGTTTGTCTCGATCAGAGCTCGTGTTTGTCTCGATCAGAGCTCGTGCTTGTCTCGATCAGAGCTCGTGTTTGTCTCGATCAGAGCTCGTGTTTGTCTCGATCAGAGCTCGTGCTTGTCTCGATCAGAGCTCGTGTTTGTCTCGATCAGAGCTCGTGTTTGTCTCGATCAGAGCTCGTGTTTGTCTCGGTCAGAGCTCGTGCTTGTATCGATCAGAGCTCTTGTTTGTATCGATCAGAGCTCGTGTTTGTCTCGATCAGAGCTCGTGTTTGTCTCGATCAGAGCTCGTGTTTGTCTCGATCAGAGCTCGTGTTTGTCTCGATCAGAGCTCGTGTTTGTATCGATCAGAGCTCGTGCTTGTCTCGATCAGAGCTTGTGTTTGTCTCGATCAGAGCTCGTGTTTGTCTCGATCAGAGCTTGTGTTTGTCTCGATCAGAGCTCGTGTTTGTCTCGATCAGAGCTCGTGTTTGTCTCGATCAGAGCTCGTGTTTGTATCGATCAGAGCTTGTGCTTGTCTCGATCAGAGCTCGTGTTTGTCTCGATCAGAGCTCGTGCTTGTCTCGATCAGAGCTCGTGTTTGTATCGATCAGAGCTTGTGCTTGTCTCGATCAGAGCTCGTGTTTGTCTCGATCAGAGCTCGTGCTTGTCTCGATCAGAGCTCGTGTTTGTATCGATCAGAGCTTGTGCTTGTCTCGATCAGAGCTCGTGTTTGTATCGATCAGAGCTTGTGCTTGTCTCTCCAACcctaaccatcagaatggagaaaaactgtga
- the LOC127640936 gene encoding uncharacterized protein LOC127640936 isoform X2 translates to MTARVCIVQSLCLSRSELVFVSIRARACLSQSSCLSRSELVFVSVRARVCLSQSSCLHRSELVFVSIRARVCLDQSSCLSQSELVLVSIRASVCLSQSSCLSQSELVLVSIRAIVCLSQSSCLSQSELVLVSIRARVCLSQSLCLSRSELVFVSIRARVCLSQSSCLSQSELVFVSIRARVCIDQSSCLYCSELVFVSFRARVCLSQSSCLSQSELVLVSIRASVCLSQSSCLSQSELVFVSVRARACLDQSSCLSQSELVLVSIRACVCLDQSLCLSQSELVFVSIRARVCLSQSSCLSQSELVLVSIRARVCLSQSSCLSRSELVFVSVRARVCLSQSSCLSRSELVFVSIRARVCLSQSSCLSQSELVFVSIRARVCLSQSSCLSQSELVLVSIRARVCLSQSSCLSQSELVLVSIRARACLDQSSCLSRSELVFVSIRARVCIDQSSCLSRSELVLVSIRARVCLSQSSCLYRSELVLVSIRARVCLSQSSCLSRSELVFVSIRARACLDQSSCLSRSELVFVSIRARACLDQSSCLSRSELVFVSIRARVCLGQSSCLYRSELLFVSIRARVCLDQSSCLSRSELVFVSIRARVCLDQSSCLYRSELVLVSIRACVCLDQSSCLSRSELVFVSIRARVCLDQSSCLSRSELVFVSIRACACLDQSSCLSRSELVLVSIRARVCIDQSLCLSRSELVFVSIRARACLDQSSCLYRSELVLVSIRARVCIDQSLCLSLQP, encoded by the exons ATGACTGCTCGTGTTTGCATCGTTCAGAGCTTGTGTTTGTCTCGATCAGAGCTCGTGTTTGTCTCGATCAGAGCTCGTGCTTGTCTCAGTCAGAGCTCGTGCTTGTCTCGATCAGAGCTAGTGTTTGTCTCAGTCAGAGCTCGTGTTTGTCTCAGTCAGAGCTCGTGTTTGCATCGTTCAGAGCTTGTGTTTGTCTCGATCAGAGCTCGTGTTTGTCTCGATCAGAGCTCGTGCTTGTCTCAGTCAGAGCTCGTGCTTGTCTCGATCAGAGCTAGTGTTTGTCTCAGTCAGAGCTCGTGTTTGTCTCAGTCAGAGCTCGTGCTTGTCTCGATCAGAGCTATTGTTTGTCTCAGTCAGAGCTCGTGTTTGTCTCAGTCAGAGCTCGTGCTTGTCTCGATCAGAGCTCGTGTTTGTCTCAGTCAGAGCTTGTGCTTGTCTCGATCAGAGCTTGTGTTTGTCTCGATCAGAGCTCGTGTTTGTCTCAGTCAGAGCTCGTGTTTGTCTCAGTCAGAGCTCGTGTTTGTCTCGATCAGAGCTCGTGTTTGCATCGATCAGAGCTCGTGTTTGTATTGTTCAGAGCTCGTGTTTGTATCGTTCAGAGCTCGTGTTTGTCTCAGTCAGAGCTCGTGTTTGTCTCAGTCAGAGCTCGTGCTTGTCTCGATCAGAGCTAGTGTTTGTCTCAGTCAGAGCTCGTGTTTGTCTCAGTCAGAGCTCGTGTTTGTCTCAGTCAGAGCTCGTGCTTGTCTCGATCAGAGCTCGTGTTTGTCTCAGTCAGAGCTCGTGCTTGTCTCGATCAGAGCTTGTGTTTGTCTCGATCAGAGCTTGTGTTTGTCTCAGTCAGAGCTCGTGTTTGTCTCGATCAGAGCTCGTGTTTGTCTCAGTCAGAGCTCGTGTTTGTCTCAGTCAGAGCTCGTGCTTGTCTCGATCAGAGCTCGTGTTTGTCTCAGTCAGAGCTCGTGCTTGTCTCGATCAGAGCTAGTGTTTGTCTCAGTCAGAGCTCGTGTTTGTCTCAGTCAGAGCTCGTGTTTGTCTCGGTCAGAGCTCGTGTTTGTCTCGATCAGAGCTCGTGTTTGTCTCAGTCAGAGCTCGTGTTTGTCTCAGTCAGAGCTCGTGTTTGTATCGATCAGAGCTCGTGTTTGTCTCAGTCAGAGCTCGTGTTTGTCTCAGTCAGAGCTCGTGCTTGTCTCGATCAGAGCTCGTGTTTGTCTCAGTCAGAGCTCGTGCTTGTCTCA ATCAGAGCTCGTGCTTGTCTCAATCAGAGCTCGTGCTTGTCTCGATCAGAGCTCGTGTTTGTCTCGATCAGAGCTCGTGTTTGTATCGATCAGAGCTCGTGTTTGTATCGATCAGAGCTCGTGTTTGTCTCGATCAGAGCTTGTGCTTGTCTCGATCAGAGCTCGTGTTTGTCTCAGTCAGAGCTCGTGTTTGTATCGATCAGAGCTCGTGCTTGTCTCGATCAGAGCTCGTGTTTGTCTCAGTCAGAGCTCGTGTTTGTCTCGATCAGAGCTCGTGTTTGTCTCGATCAGAGCTCGTGCTTGTCTCGATCAGAGCTCGTGTTTGTCTCGATCAGAGCTCGTGTTTGTCTCGATCAGAGCTCGTGCTTGTCTCGATCAGAGCTCGTGTTTGTCTCGATCAGAGCTCGTGTTTGTCTCGATCAGAGCTCGTGTTTGTCTCGGTCAGAGCTCGTGCTTGTATCGATCAGAGCTCTTGTTTGTATCGATCAGAGCTCGTGTTTGTCTCGATCAGAGCTCGTGTTTGTCTCGATCAGAGCTCGTGTTTGTCTCGATCAGAGCTCGTGTTTGTCTCGATCAGAGCTCGTGTTTGTATCGATCAGAGCTCGTGCTTGTCTCGATCAGAGCTTGTGTTTGTCTCGATCAGAGCTCGTGTTTGTCTCGATCAGAGCTTGTGTTTGTCTCGATCAGAGCTCGTGTTTGTCTCGATCAGAGCTCGTGTTTGTCTCGATCAGAGCTCGTGTTTGTATCGATCAGAGCTTGTGCTTGTCTCGATCAGAGCTCGTGTTTGTCTCGATCAGAGCTCGTGCTTGTCTCGATCAGAGCTCGTGTTTGTATCGATCAGAGCTTGTGCTTGTCTCGATCAGAGCTCGTGTTTGTCTCGATCAGAGCTCGTGCTTGTCTCGATCAGAGCTCGTGTTTGTATCGATCAGAGCTTGTGCTTGTCTCGATCAGAGCTCGTGTTTGTATCGATCAGAGCTTGTGCTTGTCTCTCCAACcctaa
- the LOC127640936 gene encoding uncharacterized protein LOC127640936 isoform X5 — MTARVCIVQSLCLSRSELVFVSIRARACLSQSSCLSRSELVFVSVRARVCLSQSSCLHRSELVFVSIRARVCLDQSSCLSQSELVLVSIRASVCLSQSSCLSQSELVLVSIRAIVCLSQSSCLSQSELVLVSIRARVCLSQSLCLSRSELVFVSIRARVCLSQSSCLSQSELVFVSIRARVCIDQSSCLYCSELVFVSFRARVCLSQSSCLSQSELVLVSIRASVCLSQSSCLSQSELVFVSVRARACLDQSSCLSQSELVLVSIRACVCLDQSLCLSQSELVFVSIRARVCLSQSSCLSQSELVLVSIRARVCLSQSSCLSRSELVFVSVRARVCLSQSSCLSRSELVFVSIRARVCLSQSSCLSQSELVLVSIRARACLDQSSCLSRSELVFVSIRARVCIDQSSCLSRSELVLVSIRARVCLSQSSCLYRSELVLVSIRARVCLSQSSCLSRSELVFVSIRARACLDQSSCLSRSELVFVSIRARACLDQSSCLSRSELVFVSIRARVCLGQSSCLYRSELLFVSIRARVCLDQSSCLSRSELVFVSIRARVCLDQSSCLYRSELVLVSIRACVCLDQSSCLSRSELVFVSIRARVCLDQSSCLSRSELVFVSIRACACLDQSSCLSRSELVLVSIRARVCIDQSLCLSRSELVFVSIRARACLDQSSCLYRSELVLVSIRARVCIDQSLCLSLQP; from the exons ATGACTGCTCGTGTTTGCATCGTTCAGAGCTTGTGTTTGTCTCGATCAGAGCTCGTGTTTGTCTCGATCAGAGCTCGTGCTTGTCTCAGTCAGAGCTCGTGCTTGTCTCGATCAGAGCTAGTGTTTGTCTCAGTCAGAGCTCGTGTTTGTCTCAGTCAGAGCTCGTGTTTGCATCGTTCAGAGCTTGTGTTTGTCTCGATCAGAGCTCGTGTTTGTCTCGATCAGAGCTCGTGCTTGTCTCAGTCAGAGCTCGTGCTTGTCTCGATCAGAGCTAGTGTTTGTCTCAGTCAGAGCTCGTGTTTGTCTCAGTCAGAGCTCGTGCTTGTCTCGATCAGAGCTATTGTTTGTCTCAGTCAGAGCTCGTGTTTGTCTCAGTCAGAGCTCGTGCTTGTCTCGATCAGAGCTCGTGTTTGTCTCAGTCAGAGCTTGTGCTTGTCTCGATCAGAGCTTGTGTTTGTCTCGATCAGAGCTCGTGTTTGTCTCAGTCAGAGCTCGTGTTTGTCTCAGTCAGAGCTCGTGTTTGTCTCGATCAGAGCTCGTGTTTGCATCGATCAGAGCTCGTGTTTGTATTGTTCAGAGCTCGTGTTTGTATCGTTCAGAGCTCGTGTTTGTCTCAGTCAGAGCTCGTGTTTGTCTCAGTCAGAGCTCGTGCTTGTCTCGATCAGAGCTAGTGTTTGTCTCAGTCAGAGCTCGTGTTTGTCTCAGTCAGAGCTCGTGTTTGTCTCAGTCAGAGCTCGTGCTTGTCTCGATCAGAGCTCGTGTTTGTCTCAGTCAGAGCTCGTGCTTGTCTCGATCAGAGCTTGTGTTTGTCTCGATCAGAGCTTGTGTTTGTCTCAGTCAGAGCTCGTGTTTGTCTCGATCAGAGCTCGTGTTTGTCTCAGTCAGAGCTCGTGTTTGTCTCAGTCAGAGCTCGTGCTTGTCTCGATCAGAGCTCGTGTTTGTCTCAGTCAGAGCTCGTGCTTGTCTCGATCAGAGCTAGTGTTTGTCTCAGTCAGAGCTCGTGTTTGTCTCAGTCAGAGCTCGTGTTTGTCTCGGTCAGAGCTCGTGTTTGTCTCGATCAGAGCTCGTGTTTGTCTCAGTCAGAGCTCGTGTTTGTCTCA ATCAGAGCTCGTGCTTGTCTCAATCAGAGCTCGTGCTTGTCTCGATCAGAGCTCGTGTTTGTCTCGATCAGAGCTCGTGTTTGTATCGATCAGAGCTCGTGTTTGTATCGATCAGAGCTCGTGTTTGTCTCGATCAGAGCTTGTGCTTGTCTCGATCAGAGCTCGTGTTTGTCTCAGTCAGAGCTCGTGTTTGTATCGATCAGAGCTCGTGCTTGTCTCGATCAGAGCTCGTGTTTGTCTCAGTCAGAGCTCGTGTTTGTCTCGATCAGAGCTCGTGTTTGTCTCGATCAGAGCTCGTGCTTGTCTCGATCAGAGCTCGTGTTTGTCTCGATCAGAGCTCGTGTTTGTCTCGATCAGAGCTCGTGCTTGTCTCGATCAGAGCTCGTGTTTGTCTCGATCAGAGCTCGTGTTTGTCTCGATCAGAGCTCGTGTTTGTCTCGGTCAGAGCTCGTGCTTGTATCGATCAGAGCTCTTGTTTGTATCGATCAGAGCTCGTGTTTGTCTCGATCAGAGCTCGTGTTTGTCTCGATCAGAGCTCGTGTTTGTCTCGATCAGAGCTCGTGTTTGTCTCGATCAGAGCTCGTGTTTGTATCGATCAGAGCTCGTGCTTGTCTCGATCAGAGCTTGTGTTTGTCTCGATCAGAGCTCGTGTTTGTCTCGATCAGAGCTTGTGTTTGTCTCGATCAGAGCTCGTGTTTGTCTCGATCAGAGCTCGTGTTTGTCTCGATCAGAGCTCGTGTTTGTATCGATCAGAGCTTGTGCTTGTCTCGATCAGAGCTCGTGTTTGTCTCGATCAGAGCTCGTGCTTGTCTCGATCAGAGCTCGTGTTTGTATCGATCAGAGCTTGTGCTTGTCTCGATCAGAGCTCGTGTTTGTCTCGATCAGAGCTCGTGCTTGTCTCGATCAGAGCTCGTGTTTGTATCGATCAGAGCTTGTGCTTGTCTCGATCAGAGCTCGTGTTTGTATCGATCAGAGCTTGTGCTTGTCTCTCCAACcctaa